CGTGGTGCCGCACGAAATGACCGAGCGGCCAACGGAAGCCGACCTATACCTGACCAAGGAGCGGTTCAGCGTGGCTTTGGAACACTACATTGCCGACCAGACCCGGCGGGACGCGCGGGTGACCTTCCAGAAGGACGAATTCGAAATCCGCGCGGTGTCGAACACGTTCTTCTTGTACGTGGACAAGGCTACGAATCGACTTTTCCTAAGTGCCATTGTCTCGGAAGCTGAGGCCAGCGTGTTTGAGGCGCGGCGCTCAATGTTCTTCACGTCTCCAGCTTTCCGATATGAGTTGGACAGAGGCGATCGAGGACACTATAGTATGGTGGAAGGCGCTTATCAGCCCCGGTTGTCAACAGCATACCTAGATAACCTACGACTGCCTGAAAAGAAGCAATTGATAGCGGAGGTAATGACCTTTATAAAGAGCGTCCGAGCTTTTAAGGACGCTTGACAACGATGTAGTTGTACTTCTCTACAGGATATTGGGCCTTGGTGCGTTCCTGCGAGTTAGGCAAGCCTTGGTTGTCTTAGTACCCATACGCTGTGCGTGTCAGCTAATGTCGTCTTCCCCTGCAGTGCCATACTGGTCATAGCAAGCAAGTAGCCAAGCCGGTTATGCCCTTCTATCAACTGGTGTGGCGCCATCAGTTCCTTTTCAGGAGGTAATGCGCCCAGCGATGCGACGTCCAATACTATTGGTGGGGTGCGCCAGGTACCACGTTCTTTCCAATGCAACACATCTCGCTGAGTGCAGCAAAACTCGTCGAATTCCCGACACCGTTCCCGCGTTTGAACGCAATCTCGGTAATCTTCCACTACGTAAAGATTCACCAAATCCTGCGTAGGCCATCGCTCTAAACTGAATTGCAAGGTGTCATAGTCCAGCCAAGCGTAGTTGCGACGGGTAACGTACTCGCCTTGCAACCCGTGGATCCATTGTTGGAGTACCTCTCTGGGGACGTTGGGCACTAAGGGGTGAACGCGTTGGTAGTACGCCTCAAAATCCCATATGGTATGCTCTGTTGGCAAAGCAGCCATTCGTTTCCACGATAGGGAGAAATCTTTAGGCTCTCGCATTAGACCTTTTCGTGGATCAGATTTTGGCAGCGGCCGACCGTTAGCTCTGGGCTACATGAATTGAAGTGGTCTATAGATTACGCAGAAAGTCTAGTTCCGACAGAATTTCCAACGGAGCCCCCTTTGCGATGAGCTTCACCGCTTTCTCTTGCTTACTGCTCATGCCGTCATCCCCGACCACACGGTAGTCCTGCTGGCCTACCACCAGGAAGGAAGTATCTTTAGTGACGCCGTTACTATTAATCCCGCCGATGTCAGCAATGAGCTGCTGCGCGCTAGCACGCTGCATGGACGAGAGCGTGCCGGTGAATACCACGCTGCGGCCATAAAACAGGTTATCCGGTTTATGCTTAGCAGGGTCCCCCTTAATCAGGCTGGGGTCTTTAGAAGGATAGATACGCCGCGTTATGCAGGGGTGGTAACCGTCGGGATGCAGCTGGCCAATGGTAGTTAGCAGCTTCTCCGCAAAGTCGTCCCGAGATGTTACACCGGCATGGGCAAAGGTTTTCAATGCTAGTTGCGCGCAAGCATGAGCATCACTAGCCGCGCGGTGATGTTGCAAGGGGATGCCGTGGAATTTACACAGCGTACGCAAGTCATAGGCGGGTAAGCCAGACCATACCTTCTTCGAAAAAATATAGCTACAGACGTACTGCAGCGACGGAAAAGGCAATTCGTAGGCTTCCATCGTTCGGCGCAGCACGCTGAAGTCAAAGCCTGCGTTGTGAGCCACTAACAACTGACCTTCCAACAGTGGCTGCAATTCGGGCCAGAGTTCGGCCCAAGTAGGCTGGTCGGCTACATCGGCAGGTTGAATGCCGTGGATGGAGATGTTAAACGAATCAAAATAGGGATACGAAGGAGGTTTTACCAACCAAGACCTAGTACTGGTTACCTGGCCGTCTTCCACGAAAGCTAAGCCTACTTCGCACGCACTGTCGCGGTCAGCCGTCGCGGTTTCAAAATCAATAGCAATAAACTTCATAAGCAGTCTGAGATAGCCAGAAAATAGTGGCAGAAGCGAAGCAAATTCAAGGTGAATATGCAGTTTTAACCTCTGTTTTTACAAATAAAACGGGCACATTTTCATTAGCCACATGGCTAGGATGCCGGTGCTGCTTTGGCCAAGCTGGCGAGTTGCTGCTTTTCCCAGGATGTCCCTATCACTTGGCTTCTTTCTGGGCCAAATAACTTATTGGCAATGGGTTCAACAGCAGCCCACGCCTGCGATGGATCCACGATATTGTGGTGTGCAAGCAAGAGTATTTCCCCGCGATTCAAAGCAGCCACCTTCAGCAAAGGAAGCGCCGAGGCTGGCAAGCCAACTTCTAGGCGTGTGGTTAACAGATTCAGAGCATCGTCTTCCAGCAGCACCATGGGGTGAAGGGCTTGCACAATGGGCACAACCGAGCGAAAATGGTAGCGCGTTGCATCCACAATGCGACGCACATCTCCGTAGCTAACCGGCACGAAGGGGGAGTTAGTATACGCTTGCTCCAGGTCTTCCAAAGAATCGCCCTGCAGCCATGCCTCTACTAGCAAGGCTCGCTTCGCCCGTCGTAAATAGGCCACTTGGTCTGGCAGAGAGATTTGGTACAACTGCACCAAGTCGTTGCCAATTTTGTGGGCTGCATGATAGGGCCACGTCTTCTCTTTATTTCCGTTTTTGAATAGCGGCGTGTAGGTGTCATCAAGTTCCGGCAGCGCTTGCGTAAGAGCCAACAGCCGTTCCAGCGAAACGGTAGCTGGGTTCAGCTTTTGCAGCAAGTGCAATAGGCGCAAGATAGAGTCAAACGAGAGCGAAGAATTGGCACAGGCAAATCCAACGAGAGTTAGCTGTAGCATAGAGCCTTCTTGCTCCACAATACTGGCCCTAATCAGCGAAATGATGATGTTTTCAACCTGTGCATCCATCTGGGGACGCCAGTCGGGGTTGTTGCGGCCCGCAATGTATCCCCCGTAAGTGTTGGCCAGCAGCGTGGCTACTTCCCGGCGGCCAACTCGCGAAATCTGAGCCAGCAGACGCAGTACCCATGTGGACAGATTGCCGTTGGAAAATGAAGAACGCAATGCTTCTGGCTGCCCAAGAACGTAGTGCTGAAACAGTTGCCTCCGCTCCATGGGAGTGTTAGCCACGATGAACGATTGTCCACGTTCGTTATAGCCCAGCCGGCCAGCGCGGCCTACCATGTTTTTGTATTCAGCAATGGTGAAAGGCTTCTGGTCTTCCCCAAGGAATTCTGTTTCCCCTAGAATTACTGCCGAGGCCGGCGTATTGATGCCAGCTGCGACAGTGGTAGTAGCCCCTAGCACCCGCACAGGACCCTGCTGGTCACGAAAAGCGCGTTCGACCACTTCCCGCTCTTCCCGAGATAGGTTACTGTTGTGAAAAGCAGTACCTCCCCGTAGGCAGTCGCGCAGCCTAGTAGAAGTAGAGGAGCGGTCTTGAGCAGGCAATGCCGCTATCACCGCATCCGCACTAGGTAAACCCAAGTCCTTGGCCAGGTAGCCCGCAACGCCTTCAGCTTTGCCACGAATGTTGCGGAATACAATAAGTTTAGCCGTCGGCTGCTGCGCAAGCAAAGCCTGTGCTAGGGGCACTATCACGTCCTGCGTGCTGGCTTTATCGCGGCGTATCTGCACGGCATGAGCAGACAGTAGCTGCCGTTTCTGCTGGAGCCCGGTGTCCGGATCTACGTACTCAAAAACGCCCGAGCGGTCAATAACACCTTCCTCTAAGGGAACGGGCCGCCGGGTGGTAATCATTGCTTGGCAGCGCAGCCAATGCTCAAAGCCATTAGTGTTGCCGATAACGGCCGACAAGGCCACAAGCTGCGGGGTGATACCACGTTCGCGAGCAGACAGAATGTAGGTCAGCAACAGTTCAACGCTGATACCTCGGCTGGGGTCAGTGATAAACTGCGCTTCGTCCACTACTACCACTCCAATGCGGTTCAACGCGCCCTGGTTTTTAACCACCAGGTTTAGAAACATCTCATAGGTAAGCAGAGCAATGTCATACTTACCCCGCACAAAGGCATTGGTAGCGTCTTGGTAGTCTCCAGTGCACCGAACCACTCTTAGGCCCAACCGCGTGCCATAAAAGTCAGAAAACTGTTCATACTTCTCATTGGCCAACGCCTTATAAGGTACCAAAAAAACAGCACGCTGGGTACTCACAGCAGCCTTGACAGCAGCCAGTTCTCCGATAAAGGTCTTGCCGCTGCTGGTGGGGGCTACAACTAGTAATGATTCACCGTCTAGTATCCGATAATCGTTGACCGCGCCCAGTTGCAGCTCGTTAAGCCCTTGGGAAAACTGTTGGTCCCAGAGTTGAACAACCTCTTCGGGTAAGCCGAAGCCCATTAAGTCCTGAATGTTTTCCGAAACCTTCAGTCCGGTTTGTTCAGGAAAGGCTTGGTAGTAATGTCGTCCGGCTTGTAGCGGGGGAATGGTAAAGCCCCCGTCTATATCTCCCACCCATTTGGGGGTTTGAGTCAGGCCCAGTCGTTGCGCCTCGGCACGTACCCGTCCGGCAACTTCAGCCATCAGACCTCCTACCTCTACTGGACCAGTAGCAGCACGTAGCGCCGCAGTCAAGGCCGAAGTCAATAGACCATGGCCCGCAGCCTCCCAAGCTTCTTCATCAACATTAGCTGCGGCTAAGAGCATACGCCCACGGCCGGAAAAAGCCGATTCCAAAGAAAATCCACCGCCGCGTGGCTGCAGACCATCTTCTATCACCTTGGCCGGCGCCCCACCACTGAAACAGCAGTCGAGGACTAACAAAATATGGCGAGCCTTACTTTGGCGAAACCGTGTGGCCAGATCTGCCATAGATACCGTTGTCCCCGCCAAGTCCTCTATGTTGGTATCATGGGCTACTAAACGGTGATTATGAGTGCCGTGGCCAGAAAAAGTTAGTAGTACCACATCATCATCCGTCGCGGCATCCAGCGTCTGAGTAAGCAACTCATCAATACGGGACCGAGTAGCCTCCTCATCTACAAGCAACATTGGGGTGGCGTCAGGAAGTGTGTCTTGCCAAAGTGACCACAAAGCTGTGGCATCCCTACGGGCGCAGCTCAGGTCGGAAATGTCCGGGTCAGAATGGCGGTTGATGCCAATAAATCCGGAAAGAAATCGAGCGGCCATGAGCTATTGTAGTTGAGGTTTATTTAATGGTTTATCGCCATAGAAGGCTATGACAACGGCAAGGATGGAATTCCT
This sequence is a window from Hymenobacter oligotrophus. Protein-coding genes within it:
- a CDS encoding phospholipase D-like domain-containing protein produces the protein MKILQPHQISSEVLEVIHSAQQYLILVSPYVKLTQWQQLAAALTAAKGRGVRIDFFVRNDPDNAGSWEQVEALGLKARLVSNLHAKFYFSETSGVISSMNLLASSNSNSIEIGCKLETQTELDELKSFVKRFVVPHEMTERPTEADLYLTKERFSVALEHYIADQTRRDARVTFQKDEFEIRAVSNTFFLYVDKATNRLFLSAIVSEAEASVFEARRSMFFTSPAFRYELDRGDRGHYSMVEGAYQPRLSTAYLDNLRLPEKKQLIAEVMTFIKSVRAFKDA
- a CDS encoding exonuclease domain-containing protein, which produces MKFIAIDFETATADRDSACEVGLAFVEDGQVTSTRSWLVKPPSYPYFDSFNISIHGIQPADVADQPTWAELWPELQPLLEGQLLVAHNAGFDFSVLRRTMEAYELPFPSLQYVCSYIFSKKVWSGLPAYDLRTLCKFHGIPLQHHRAASDAHACAQLALKTFAHAGVTSRDDFAEKLLTTIGQLHPDGYHPCITRRIYPSKDPSLIKGDPAKHKPDNLFYGRSVVFTGTLSSMQRASAQQLIADIGGINSNGVTKDTSFLVVGQQDYRVVGDDGMSSKQEKAVKLIAKGAPLEILSELDFLRNL
- a CDS encoding DEAD/DEAH box helicase; this encodes MAARFLSGFIGINRHSDPDISDLSCARRDATALWSLWQDTLPDATPMLLVDEEATRSRIDELLTQTLDAATDDDVVLLTFSGHGTHNHRLVAHDTNIEDLAGTTVSMADLATRFRQSKARHILLVLDCCFSGGAPAKVIEDGLQPRGGGFSLESAFSGRGRMLLAAANVDEEAWEAAGHGLLTSALTAALRAATGPVEVGGLMAEVAGRVRAEAQRLGLTQTPKWVGDIDGGFTIPPLQAGRHYYQAFPEQTGLKVSENIQDLMGFGLPEEVVQLWDQQFSQGLNELQLGAVNDYRILDGESLLVVAPTSSGKTFIGELAAVKAAVSTQRAVFLVPYKALANEKYEQFSDFYGTRLGLRVVRCTGDYQDATNAFVRGKYDIALLTYEMFLNLVVKNQGALNRIGVVVVDEAQFITDPSRGISVELLLTYILSARERGITPQLVALSAVIGNTNGFEHWLRCQAMITTRRPVPLEEGVIDRSGVFEYVDPDTGLQQKRQLLSAHAVQIRRDKASTQDVIVPLAQALLAQQPTAKLIVFRNIRGKAEGVAGYLAKDLGLPSADAVIAALPAQDRSSTSTRLRDCLRGGTAFHNSNLSREEREVVERAFRDQQGPVRVLGATTTVAAGINTPASAVILGETEFLGEDQKPFTIAEYKNMVGRAGRLGYNERGQSFIVANTPMERRQLFQHYVLGQPEALRSSFSNGNLSTWVLRLLAQISRVGRREVATLLANTYGGYIAGRNNPDWRPQMDAQVENIIISLIRASIVEQEGSMLQLTLVGFACANSSLSFDSILRLLHLLQKLNPATVSLERLLALTQALPELDDTYTPLFKNGNKEKTWPYHAAHKIGNDLVQLYQISLPDQVAYLRRAKRALLVEAWLQGDSLEDLEQAYTNSPFVPVSYGDVRRIVDATRYHFRSVVPIVQALHPMVLLEDDALNLLTTRLEVGLPASALPLLKVAALNRGEILLLAHHNIVDPSQAWAAVEPIANKLFGPERSQVIGTSWEKQQLASLAKAAPAS